One genomic window of Mucilaginibacter sp. SJ includes the following:
- a CDS encoding phospho-sugar mutase has translation MQELDPTILQKANSWLQGNYDADVKQEIRKLIDDKAYTELTDSFYRDLEFGTGGLRGIMGPGSNRINKYTIGAATQGLANYLKKTYPGEKIKVAIAHDSRNNADFFSTITAEVFSANGIYVYFFKALRPTPELSFAVRHLGCKSGVMLTASHNPKEYNGYKAYGADGGQFVSPHDKAVMDEVAAISSIDDIKFNRVDANIEEIGEDIDELYLSKITELSVSPDAIARQKDLKIVYSPIHGTGITLVPQALKRFGFENVILVDEQITPDGNFPTVVYPNPEEKEALTLALKKAQETDADLVLATDPDADRVGIAVKNTDGEFILLNGNQTGAMLINYLLSAWEEKGKLTGKEYIVKTIVTTNLIERIAEAKNVTYYNTLTGFKYIGELMTHFEGKQTFIGGGEESYGYLIGELVRDKDAVVSSAFIAEMTAYYKDKGSSLFEALIDTYVQYGFYKEKLISLTKKGKTGAEEIKEMMEKFRTNPPDTLGGSKVSTLKDYEKRIETDLATNTSKPIELPVSDVLQFITEDGSIISARPSGTEPKIKFYCSVNGKLESKETYSETDKQLDAKIASIMQDLGV, from the coding sequence ATGCAGGAATTAGACCCCACCATTCTTCAAAAAGCAAACTCATGGCTTCAAGGAAATTATGATGCTGATGTAAAGCAGGAAATCCGAAAATTAATTGACGATAAGGCATATACTGAACTGACGGATTCATTTTACCGCGATCTGGAGTTTGGTACCGGCGGCCTTCGCGGTATTATGGGGCCGGGTTCAAACCGTATCAATAAGTATACTATAGGCGCCGCCACACAGGGATTAGCTAATTATCTGAAAAAAACCTACCCAGGCGAAAAAATCAAAGTAGCTATCGCTCATGACAGCCGTAACAATGCCGATTTCTTTTCGACTATTACGGCCGAAGTTTTTTCAGCTAATGGCATTTATGTTTACTTTTTTAAGGCATTACGTCCCACACCCGAGCTTTCGTTTGCAGTACGCCATTTAGGCTGCAAAAGCGGTGTAATGCTTACTGCATCGCACAACCCTAAAGAGTATAATGGCTACAAAGCTTATGGGGCCGATGGCGGGCAATTTGTTTCTCCGCACGATAAAGCCGTAATGGACGAGGTGGCTGCAATCAGCAGCATAGATGACATCAAATTTAACCGCGTTGATGCTAATATTGAAGAAATAGGAGAGGACATTGACGAGCTTTACCTGAGCAAGATCACCGAACTTTCTGTTTCGCCTGATGCTATTGCACGTCAAAAAGATCTTAAAATAGTTTATTCGCCAATCCATGGTACAGGTATCACATTGGTACCCCAAGCCCTGAAACGGTTTGGTTTTGAAAATGTGATCCTGGTTGATGAGCAAATAACTCCTGATGGTAATTTCCCAACAGTAGTTTACCCTAATCCCGAAGAAAAGGAAGCGCTTACACTTGCCCTTAAAAAAGCCCAGGAAACTGATGCCGACCTGGTATTGGCTACAGATCCCGACGCAGATCGTGTGGGTATTGCTGTGAAAAATACCGATGGCGAGTTTATCCTGCTCAATGGTAACCAAACCGGCGCTATGCTGATCAATTATTTATTAAGCGCATGGGAAGAAAAAGGCAAGCTTACCGGTAAAGAGTATATTGTTAAAACCATTGTTACCACAAATCTTATCGAACGCATAGCCGAAGCCAAGAATGTTACTTACTATAACACTCTTACCGGCTTTAAGTATATCGGCGAGTTAATGACCCACTTTGAGGGTAAACAAACCTTTATAGGTGGCGGTGAAGAAAGCTACGGCTATTTGATAGGCGAACTTGTAAGGGATAAGGACGCTGTAGTTTCAAGCGCCTTCATCGCAGAAATGACCGCTTATTACAAAGACAAAGGAAGCAGTCTTTTTGAAGCGTTAATTGATACTTATGTGCAATATGGATTTTATAAGGAAAAGCTGATCTCCCTCACAAAAAAAGGTAAAACAGGTGCCGAAGAAATTAAGGAAATGATGGAGAAATTCCGTACTAATCCTCCGGATACCTTAGGCGGCTCAAAAGTAAGTACGCTTAAGGATTATGAAAAACGTATTGAAACTGATTTAGCAACCAATACAAGCAAACCAATTGAATTGCCTGTATCTGATGTTTTACAATTCATTACCGAGGACGGTAGTATCATTTCGGCCCGTCCGTCAGGCACGGAGCCTAAAATTAAGTTTTATTGCAGTGTGAACGGCAAACTTGAAAGTAAAGAAACATACAGTGAAACAGACAAACAACTTGACGCTAAG